A single window of Haliotis asinina isolate JCU_RB_2024 chromosome 5, JCU_Hal_asi_v2, whole genome shotgun sequence DNA harbors:
- the LOC137284103 gene encoding uncharacterized protein, with product MKVLFVVTNHDQLGDTGKKTGWYLPEVAHPYDIFKRAGHDIVFVSPTGGKAPMDPSSYEAYKDDPICKLFLEDTNVASQLDNTKSPSQINASEFKVIFYAGGHGPMFDLPQCDAIGKLGARIYQNGGIVSAVCHGTVGLIRIQLDNGENILKGQRVTSFTDAEEIAVDLMEAMPFPLETKLKEYGAVFVGVDNFAPNVQVSGRIVTGQNPASATSTAESVISVLKQL from the exons ATGAAGGTGTTGTTTGTTGTCACTAACCACGACCAGCTGGGAGACACCGGAAAGAAGACCGGGTGGTATCTACCGGAAGTGGCTCATCCGTATGACATTTTCAAGAGGGCTGGACATGACATCGTATTTGTCAGTCCAACGGGTGGAAAGGCGCCCATG GACCCCAGCAGTTATGAAGCTTATAAAGATGACCCCATCTGCAAGCTTTTTCTGGAAGATACAAATGTCGCGTCCCAGCTGGATAATACTAAATCTCCCTCCCAGATCAATGCAAG TGAATTCAAGGTGATATTTTACGCTGGTGGTCACGGCCCAATGTTTGACTTACCGCAATGTGACGCTATCGGGAAGCTGGGTGCACGGATCTATCAGAATGGAGGCATTGTCAGTGCAGTGTGCCACGGCACCGTCG GCCTAATCCGAATACAACTGGACAATGGGGAGAATATCTTGAAGGGCCAGAGGGTGACCAGCTTCACCGACGCTGAGGAGATAGCGGTCGATTTGATGGAGGCAATGCCGTTCCCACTGGAGACAAAATTGAAGGAATATGGAGCTGTGTTTGTTGGAGTGGATAATTTCGCTCCAAACGTCCAG GTGAGCGGAAGAATAGTGACAGGCCAGAACCCAGCTTCTGCCACATCCACCGCTGAATCTGTCATCAGTGTACTCAAACAGCTGTAA